The window TGCACTCGCGCCATGTCGACACCTGGCGGCAGGGCCGGGCCGCGACCCTGGCCGAGCTGGCGGCGGTAGACGACGAGCGCCTGGTCCAGGCGGCCGGTCTGCTGCGTGACTGGGCCGAGGCCAAGGGGCTGCGGCCGGTCGAGACCCCGTACGTGTCGGGCAGCCGCGACCGGCGCGAGCTGCGCTTCACCACCGCGCACCCGCAGGAGGCGTTCCGCACGCACTGGCTCTCCCCCGCGCTGAGCGAGGCGCGGGCGCGGCAGCTCACCGAACGCCAGAGCAAGGCGCCCGACCTGGTGGTCGTGGCCCCGCTGGCGCCGTGGACGTGCGCGTCCTGCGCCGACACCGGCCCCTACCTGATCATGGAAGACGATCGCCCGCACTGCCTGACCTGCGCCGACATGGACCATCTGGTGTTCCTGCCGTCGGGCGACGCGGCTCTCAGCCGGCGGGCCAAGCAGGAGAGCGGCCTCGCGGCCGTGGTCGTCCGCTTCAACCGGCGTCGCAAGGTCTACCAGCGCCAGGGACTGCTGGTGGAGGAACGCGCGCTGGAGGCGGCCGAGGAGCGCTGCCTGGCCGACGAGGAGGCGCGGCTGCGCCGCCGCGAGCGGGACCGCGACCGCCGGGCGGACCAGGACGTGGAGTTCCAGGAGCGGATGGCGGCCGAGATCGCCCGGCTCTTCCCCCGCTGCCCGGCCGAGCGGGCCCGGGAGATCGCCGTCCACGCCGGGCTGCGCGGCAGCGGCCGGGTGGGCCGCACCGCGGCGGGCCGGGCGCTCGACGCGAACGCGATCACCCTGGCCGTGGTCGCCTCGATCCGCCACCTGGACACCGACTACGACCGGCTGCTGATGGCCGGGGTGCCCCGAATGGAGGCCCGCGACCGCATCAGGGAGACGATCGACGGCAAGCTGGCCGAGTTCCGAGGAGAGGCATGACCGACTGGCACGAGGTGCGGGAGAGGCTGCGGGAGTTCGCGCTGGGCCTGCCGGAGACCCACGAGGACCATCCGTGGGGCGACACCGTCATCAAGGTGAACAAGAAGGTGTTCCTCTTCCTCGGCGTGGACGAGCCGACCGAGAAGTGGGACCCGTCGTTCGGCGTGAAGCTGCTGTCGGAGGCCCACGGCCACGCGCTGACCGTCGAGGGAGCGGCGCCCACCGGCTACGGCCTGGGCCGGGCCGGATGGGTCACCGTGCCGCTGCTCGCCGAGCTGCCGCCGGTCGAGGTGCTGCTCGACTGGGTTGAGGAGAGCTACCGGGTGATCGCCCCCAAGCGGGCGGTCAAGCTGCTCGACGAGAGGGACTAGCCTCGGTCGGCGAACGCGGCCAGCACCACGCCGAGCGTGCGCTTGTTCGACCCCTGGGCCTTGGCGTCGGTGGAGTTGACCGTGTAGACGAGGGTGCGGCTCAGGTCGCGGGTGGCGCCGACGCCCGCGGCGAAGCCGTACCTGGCGCCCGTCTTGCCGTAGCCGACCACGCCGCCGGGCAGCGTCAGCCGCGTCATGCCGGAGGTGTGGCTCGCGGGCCCGCCGCTGCCGTACGTCCTGACGGGCGGCACGGTGAACATGACCTCCAACTGGGCCGGGGGCACGACCCTGCCGGAGAACAGGGCCTTGACGAACCTCTCCAGGTCGGCGGTGGTCGAGACGAGGTCGCCGGAGGCCCATGTGGAGGTGGAGCTCATCTCGGTCATGTCGACCACGTGGGCGTCGCCGTACCGGAAGGCGTTCCGGAAGCCCTCGGGGACGACCTGGTAGCCGTGGGTGTGCCGGCCGCGGATGCGGACCGAGTCGCCCGCCAGGTAGCTGTCGCGCATGCCGACGGGGCGCAGGATCCTGGTGGTCACCTCGTGCTCGTACGTCCGCCCGGTGATCTTCTCGATCAGCAGGCCGGCGACGAAGGTGTTGATGTTCACGTAGTGCTGCTCGGTGCCGGGGGTGAACTCGATCGGGTTGCGCACGGCCAGGGCGACGTACTGGCGCGGCGTCCACTTCTGGAACCGGGTGGCGTAGACCCGCTCCAGGTCGGCGGGCAGGTCGGGCGACGGCAGGCCGCTGGTGTGGTTGAGCAGCCGGCCCACGGCGATGTCCGGGTAGCTCTCGGGCAGCAGACCCGGCAGCCGGCTCTGGACGGTGTCGTCGAGCGAGAGTTCGCCCTCGGCGACGAGCTGGAGCACGACCGCCGTGGTGAACATCTTGGTGACGCTGCCCGCCCGGAACCTGACCCCCTCCCGGGCCGGGCGCTCGGTGCGCAGGTCGGTCACGCCGGCGACGCCGTGCCAGGAGCCGCGCGAGCCGCCCACGCGCACCTCCGCCGCGGTGGCGTCGGCGGCGGGCAGGTCCCCGATGCTCCGCTTCAGCGCCGCCTTGTCGATCGGCGGCACGTCGATCGGCGGGACGTCGGCCGCCACGGCGTGCGCCGGCGTCACGGCGAGGGCGGGGCCGGTCATCGCTGTGCCGGCGAGGGCGGCGAGTGCGAGGGCGGCGGCGGCGGTGCGAGCGCGCTTCATGGTGGCGTATCTCCAGGTAAGGGGTGGTTTCGGGGTGGTGCCCATCCTGTCGAGCACGCGCTCCCACCGGATCGCCGACGCAGGCGATCTTCCACCTCACTCTCGCGAGGGAGGTCTCCCCCGCTCAGGTGACCGGCAGCCGCCGCGCGTACCGCTCGTCCCGCCACAGCTCCTTGTCCAGCACCTCGGCCAGCGTCGCCGCGGCGTCGTGGACGTCCACGTAGCGCGTGTAGAGCGGCGCGAAACCGAAGCGGAGGATGTCCGGCGCCCGGAAGTCGCCGTGCACGCCGCGCTCGATCAGCGCCCGCATCACCGGGTAGCCGTCGGGGTGGCGCAGGCTCACCTGGCTGCCGCGCCGCTCCGGCTCGCGCGGCGAGGCGACCTCCAGCCGGTCGCCCACCAGGTCGAGGAAGAGCGAGGTCAGCGCCATGCTCTTGGCCCGCACCCGGGCCATCGGCACCCGCTCCCAGATGTCCAGCGCGGCGTCCAGCGCCGCGAACGACAGCACGTGCGGGGTGCCCACCGCGAACCGCCTGATCCCCTCGGCCGGCCGGTAGTCCGGCTCGAACGCGAACGGCTCGGCGTGCCCGTTCCAGCCGGACAGCGCGTTCTCGGCGTCGGCCAGGTGGCGCGG is drawn from Nonomuraea muscovyensis and contains these coding sequences:
- a CDS encoding DUF2293 domain-containing protein, which gives rise to MSKPNLARRVADAAEIALANRKYVTFIDVVTGLRWLHSRHVDTWRQGRAATLAELAAVDDERLVQAAGLLRDWAEAKGLRPVETPYVSGSRDRRELRFTTAHPQEAFRTHWLSPALSEARARQLTERQSKAPDLVVVAPLAPWTCASCADTGPYLIMEDDRPHCLTCADMDHLVFLPSGDAALSRRAKQESGLAAVVVRFNRRRKVYQRQGLLVEERALEAAEERCLADEEARLRRRERDRDRRADQDVEFQERMAAEIARLFPRCPAERAREIAVHAGLRGSGRVGRTAAGRALDANAITLAVVASIRHLDTDYDRLLMAGVPRMEARDRIRETIDGKLAEFRGEA
- a CDS encoding MmcQ/YjbR family DNA-binding protein, giving the protein MTDWHEVRERLREFALGLPETHEDHPWGDTVIKVNKKVFLFLGVDEPTEKWDPSFGVKLLSEAHGHALTVEGAAPTGYGLGRAGWVTVPLLAELPPVEVLLDWVEESYRVIAPKRAVKLLDERD
- a CDS encoding serine hydrolase domain-containing protein, translated to MKRARTAAAALALAALAGTAMTGPALAVTPAHAVAADVPPIDVPPIDKAALKRSIGDLPAADATAAEVRVGGSRGSWHGVAGVTDLRTERPAREGVRFRAGSVTKMFTTAVVLQLVAEGELSLDDTVQSRLPGLLPESYPDIAVGRLLNHTSGLPSPDLPADLERVYATRFQKWTPRQYVALAVRNPIEFTPGTEQHYVNINTFVAGLLIEKITGRTYEHEVTTRILRPVGMRDSYLAGDSVRIRGRHTHGYQVVPEGFRNAFRYGDAHVVDMTEMSSTSTWASGDLVSTTADLERFVKALFSGRVVPPAQLEVMFTVPPVRTYGSGGPASHTSGMTRLTLPGGVVGYGKTGARYGFAAGVGATRDLSRTLVYTVNSTDAKAQGSNKRTLGVVLAAFADRG